One stretch of Zingiber officinale cultivar Zhangliang chromosome 6B, Zo_v1.1, whole genome shotgun sequence DNA includes these proteins:
- the LOC121990996 gene encoding formin-like: MNDRLNRDASSPSRRRVRLPSEESDSDDLPLTQRLRHRAPPSMPDSGPSDILSPSPPVATTSPPSPPIAAQAPIPSQANVPPDPSTVLVEPPLTQPSLPAQPSTSRQPQSTEAGPSRRPPPVTSSLEPPTMPPSAPSMSAAGPSGTAVGPSQPPPPAPQFYRTTAPSEVGLHSRNDVSTSFLIMKGRLATLWGESMHQMEILPPPAQMKRFSELYIKVSFRNCLLQLLSSSFLSNVLPMSQACAESLTINQSFHAVNHQNKMLQDKVAELELQLNDPVQAIHALRAEIKDLTKERNSLEVSLALAHHELKGLKEEKSQVDIVHQQSMDQQALEHQRAIDQLTQKLRAAETLAQEHEKKLKFQAAQLTSQAAELLDARNELAQTRATADGASTSLALYKEGENDRCQQSRALYLRSPEFCTQAGQRFSTSVIYGAAGALRQLYEQDYLKSAPPPEFLDHDRILKEIPDEIFAPFK; this comes from the coding sequence ATGAATGACCGCTTGAATCGCGATgcctcctctccctctcggcGTAGGGTTCGGCTACCATCGGAAGAGTCTGACTCAGATGATCTGCCGTTAACTCAAAGACTTCGCCACCGAGCCCCTCCTTCGATGCCAGACTCAGGCCCTTCTGACATCCTTTCTCCTTCACCTCCGGTTGCAACCACCTCTCCTCCTTCGCCTCCTATAGCAGCCCAGGCTCCTATCCCGAGCCAGGCAAATGTTCCTCCTGATCCCTCCACAGTTCTGGTTGAGCCTCCCCTAACTCAACCTTCTTTGCCAGCTCAACCTTCTACCTCACGGCAGCCTCAGAGTACCGAGGCCGGCCCATCGCGTCGTCCTCCCCCAGTTACCTCATCGCTAGAGCCCCCTACCATGCCTCCTTCGGCTCCTTCTATGTCGGCCGCTGGACCTTCTGGAACCGCCGTAGGGCCTTCGCAACCTCCCCCACCTGCCCCTCAATTTTATCGTACCACTGCTCCTTCTGAGGTTGGGCTGCATTCACGAAACGATGTTTCCACCAGCTTCTTGATAATGAAAGGTCGTTTGGCCACCTTATGGGGAGAAAGTATGCATCAGATGGAAATCTTACCGCCCCCTGCCCAGATGAAGAGATTCTCTGAGCTATATATCAAGGTCAGCTTCCGTAATTGCTTATTGCAACTATTATCTTCCTCATTTTTATCAAATGTTCTTCCTATGTCCCAGGCCTGTGCAGAGTCTTTGACAATAAACCAATCCTTCCATGCTGTTAACCATCAAAATAAGATGTTGCAGGACAAGGTTGCCGAACTAGAACTACAATTGAATGACCCTGTCCAGGCTATCCATGCCCTGAGGGCCGAAATAAAAGATCTGACCAAAGAGAGAAACAGTCTGGAAGTATCCCTAGCGCTGGCCCACCATGAACTTAAAGGTCTCAAGGAAGAGAAAAGCCAAGTCGATATTGTGCACCAGCAGAGCATGGACCAACAAGCTTTAGAGCATCAGCGGGCTATTGATCAACTGACCCAGAAGCTGAGAGCCGCCGAAACTTTAGCCCAAGAAcatgaaaagaaattaaaattccaAGCAGCCCAACTGACATCCCAAGCAGCAGAACTATTGGATGCCCGAAATGAACTGGCTCAGACTCGGGCTACTGCAGATGGAGCATCGACATCCCTGGCCCTTTATAAAGAAGGAGAGAATGACCGCTGCCAACAGAGCCGCGCTCTGTACCTGCGTTCTCCAGAATTCTGTACCCAAGCAGGGCAGCGCTTCTCCACCTCTGTTATTTATGGTGCGGCCGGGGCTCTGCGTCAACTttatgaacaagactatttgaagTCAGCTCCTCCTCCTGAATTTTTAGATCATGACCGGATCCTTAAAGAGATCCCAGATGAAATTTTCGCTCCTTTCAAGTGA